In Clostridium swellfunianum, a genomic segment contains:
- a CDS encoding ABC transporter permease: protein MNSSIVIAERKKTSDKKKGSLISNLKYDFKYNKAILLMTIPGLLWLLIFRYVPMYGVLIAFKKYSLFKGFLKSEWVGFRYFIQFFEDPYFFRLLKNTFLLGLYNMLWSFPAPIILALLLNEVKNKRFKKFTQTVTYMPYFISTVVIVGIMKSMFASDGVINHILHSSVPFFNSPDLFRTLYISSDIWSTIGYGSIIYLAAITGIDPELYEAAKIDGASRLQNIIYITIPSIIPTITVLLILRVGAVLSVGFEKVFLMYSPATYQTADIISTYVYRKGIQDQNFSFATAVGLFNSVISLILLTVSNYFSKKTMNESLW, encoded by the coding sequence GTTATTGCAGAAAGAAAAAAAACTAGTGATAAGAAAAAAGGTAGTCTTATTTCAAATCTAAAATATGATTTTAAATATAACAAAGCAATATTACTCATGACAATACCTGGTCTATTATGGCTTCTTATATTTAGGTATGTGCCTATGTATGGTGTACTGATAGCCTTTAAAAAGTATAGTTTATTTAAAGGTTTTTTAAAATCAGAATGGGTAGGCTTCAGATACTTTATACAGTTTTTCGAAGACCCATATTTCTTTAGATTGCTTAAGAATACTTTTTTATTAGGTCTTTATAATATGTTATGGAGTTTCCCAGCACCAATAATTTTAGCTCTATTATTAAATGAAGTTAAAAATAAAAGGTTTAAGAAGTTTACCCAAACAGTTACGTATATGCCTTATTTTATATCTACAGTTGTAATAGTTGGTATTATGAAAAGCATGTTTGCTTCTGATGGAGTTATTAATCATATTCTTCACTCCTCTGTACCCTTTTTCAATAGCCCAGATTTGTTTAGAACTTTGTATATTTCTTCAGACATATGGTCAACCATTGGGTATGGAAGCATCATCTATTTAGCAGCGATTACAGGCATTGATCCTGAGCTCTATGAAGCAGCTAAAATTGACGGTGCTTCAAGACTCCAAAATATAATATATATTACAATTCCTTCAATTATACCAACAATAACCGTACTTCTTATATTGAGAGTTGGTGCAGTTTTATCAGTAGGTTTTGAAAAGGTCTTCCTTATGTATAGTCCTGCAACTTATCAAACTGCAGATATCATATCTACCTATGTTTATAGAAAAGGAATACAAGACCAGAACTTTAGTTTTGCTACTGCAGTAGGCTTATTCAACAGCGTGATTTCACTGATACTGCTGACGGTATCTAATTATTTTTCAAAGAAAACTATGAATGAAAGTCTATGGTAG
- a CDS encoding carbohydrate ABC transporter permease translates to MSRTKIKETKNDKVFNFTVAALLILVNIIMLYPFIYVVSVSISNPSSVVRGEVVLLPKGFSLEAYKQILNYPYFVKSYLNTIFYATIGTMLTLLMTVLAAYPLSMEKFRSKGTISFLYVFTMFFSGGMIPTFLVIKNLNLLDTRSAVVVTSILSAWNIIICRSFFQGIPKSLHESAYIDGANDWTILFRIILPLSKPVISTLALFSIVGFWNDFFSALLYLNDRNKFPLQMILRNILINSEMIAKEPGAARDVSNTISTLSLKTASIMVTIIPVLCVYPFIQKYFVKGAMIGSIKG, encoded by the coding sequence ATGAGCAGAACTAAAATTAAAGAGACAAAAAATGATAAAGTGTTTAATTTTACAGTAGCAGCACTTCTTATATTAGTAAACATAATAATGCTGTATCCTTTTATATATGTTGTTTCAGTATCTATAAGCAATCCTAGCAGCGTTGTAAGAGGAGAAGTGGTGCTTTTACCAAAAGGATTTAGTTTGGAAGCGTATAAACAGATACTAAATTATCCATACTTTGTTAAATCTTATCTGAATACAATTTTTTATGCCACTATAGGCACAATGCTTACATTATTAATGACTGTGCTTGCAGCGTATCCTCTATCTATGGAAAAATTCAGAAGTAAAGGTACAATATCCTTTCTATATGTATTTACAATGTTTTTCAGTGGAGGGATGATACCAACCTTCTTAGTTATTAAAAATTTGAACCTATTAGACACAAGATCTGCTGTAGTAGTAACTTCAATATTGAGTGCATGGAATATTATAATATGCCGATCCTTCTTTCAAGGTATACCCAAAAGCCTTCATGAATCTGCGTACATTGATGGAGCAAATGATTGGACAATCCTTTTTAGGATTATACTTCCGCTATCAAAGCCTGTAATATCTACACTTGCTTTATTTAGTATAGTTGGTTTTTGGAATGACTTTTTCTCTGCCTTGCTTTACTTAAATGACAGAAACAAATTTCCACTTCAGATGATATTAAGAAATATATTAATTAATTCAGAGATGATTGCAAAGGAGCCGGGTGCAGCTAGGGATGTGAGCAATACTATATCTACTCTATCGCTTAAGACAGCATCAATTATGGTTACAATTATACCTGTATTATGTGTGTATCCTTTTATACAGAAATATTTTGTTAAGGGAGCTATGATAGGGTCTATAAAAGGATAA
- a CDS encoding extracellular solute-binding protein — protein sequence MKKKMLAMSLIMTLAASSFIGCAKKQTVSVQEGTSNTGKLFDKPIEITYFLPDENNNVPITDDMYVFKEIFEKTNVKIKVIPVPLASYTEKLGTTLASGNLPDLMAIRGNKTVHQYGPQGAFVNLQEYIDKGKMPNFKKLMDNIENSYKMAKSGDGGIYGAPRIYDFTWVTETFMTRYDILKKNNIAVPKNFDELYAACKKLKEIYPNSAPLTNRWEVAHLLTGISRFHHSESDMYFNHDSGKWNFGPLEEGFKESLEFLAKMYKEGLLDKEFATQADSEWTEKLIGEKAFFTYDYINSAQEIKAQGLSANPNFDYSGMLPLEYKGKVTGAETLSSCYTGFNKVISSKSKYKDEIVKFLDWTYSPEGIDITNLGKDGETFTRENSKVKYTRMIKTPDNPNGQKTRFDLGLENQNIFSVKSKDTLGLKDESSAKADKLILDAKAYGKPQPTVNFSDDDREKVNNILTPIRTYTEEAAIKVITGSMSVSEWDKVISKLKDMKIEEAVKIYQTTYDNMYKK from the coding sequence GTGAAAAAGAAAATGTTAGCAATGTCATTGATTATGACATTAGCAGCCTCAAGTTTTATAGGCTGTGCAAAAAAACAGACTGTGTCAGTACAGGAGGGAACTTCAAATACTGGAAAGCTTTTTGATAAGCCAATAGAAATAACATATTTTCTGCCTGATGAAAATAACAATGTTCCTATTACAGACGATATGTATGTTTTTAAGGAAATATTTGAAAAGACAAATGTAAAGATAAAAGTTATTCCTGTACCACTTGCAAGCTATACTGAAAAACTTGGAACTACACTAGCTTCAGGTAATTTGCCTGACTTAATGGCTATTAGAGGCAATAAAACTGTACATCAGTATGGCCCCCAAGGTGCTTTTGTAAACCTTCAGGAATATATAGATAAAGGCAAAATGCCAAACTTTAAAAAGCTTATGGATAACATAGAGAACTCTTATAAAATGGCAAAGTCAGGTGATGGAGGGATTTATGGCGCTCCAAGAATATATGACTTTACTTGGGTAACTGAGACCTTTATGACAAGATACGATATATTAAAGAAAAATAATATTGCTGTGCCTAAGAATTTTGATGAATTATATGCAGCATGCAAAAAGCTTAAGGAAATATACCCTAATTCAGCTCCATTAACGAACAGATGGGAAGTTGCGCACCTATTGACAGGGATATCCAGGTTCCATCACTCAGAATCAGATATGTACTTTAACCACGATAGTGGAAAGTGGAATTTTGGACCGCTTGAGGAAGGTTTCAAAGAATCCTTAGAATTTTTAGCAAAAATGTACAAAGAAGGTTTGCTAGACAAGGAATTTGCAACTCAAGCAGATAGTGAGTGGACAGAAAAATTGATAGGCGAAAAAGCCTTCTTTACATACGATTATATAAACAGTGCACAAGAAATAAAGGCACAAGGATTATCTGCTAATCCAAATTTTGATTACAGCGGAATGCTTCCTCTTGAGTATAAAGGAAAAGTAACAGGAGCAGAAACTTTAAGCAGCTGTTATACTGGCTTTAATAAAGTTATATCAAGTAAAAGCAAGTACAAAGACGAGATAGTTAAGTTCCTTGACTGGACCTATAGTCCAGAGGGCATAGATATTACTAACCTAGGAAAAGACGGAGAAACCTTCACAAGAGAAAACAGCAAAGTTAAATATACAAGGATGATAAAGACTCCTGATAATCCAAATGGACAAAAAACAAGATTTGACTTAGGACTTGAGAACCAAAATATTTTCAGTGTTAAGAGTAAAGATACTTTAGGTTTAAAAGATGAATCAAGTGCTAAAGCGGACAAGCTTATACTAGATGCTAAAGCTTATGGAAAACCACAGCCTACTGTGAATTTCTCTGATGATGACCGAGAAAAGGTAAATAACATACTCACTCCAATCAGAACTTATACTGAAGAGGCTGCAATAAAGGTTATAACCGGAAGTATGAGCGTTAGTGAGTGGGATAAAGTAATTTCCAAGTTAAAAGATATGAAGATAGAGGAAGCTGTAAAAATCTATCAAACTACTTATGATAATATGTATAAAAAATAG
- a CDS encoding glycoside hydrolase family 35 protein, which translates to MSTFKIQNGKFVYNDVPVRIISGSIHYCRVVPEYWRDRLEKLKNCGFNTVETYVAWNLHEPEEGKFNFEGIADIERFIKVAQELGLFVIVRPSPYICGEWEFGGLPAWLLKDKNMRLRCFYKPFLDCIDRYYDELMKRLVPLLCTNDGPIIGMQIENEYGSYGNDKKYLEYLRQGLIKRGVDVLLFTSDGPGDLMLQGGTITDVYKTVNFGSRVEESFNKLREYEKEGPLMCMEYWNGWFDHWGEKHHTRGGEEAAKVFEEMLKKDGSVNFYMFHGGTNFGFFNGANHSDIYQPTVTSYDYDCLLTEDGELTPKYHAVKDVIKKYHAFNEVSLSEKIKKVNYGEVILTEKVSIFDTLDSISKPIKSSYVKTMEECGQNYGFILYSTKVAGPRLDCKIDLSDMHDRAQVFVNKKYIGTVYRNDESKKIDVDFTEEINTLDILVENMGRINYGPKLKDFKGISENVRLDYQFHYDWDIYPIPLDKIENIRFDKNRKSSSKGIPMFYKGEFYAEEVGDTFALLDGFEKGVIFVNGFNIGRYWEIGPQKTLYVPAPIIKKGKNEVLIFELHKTDKEEMSFLDKPNLG; encoded by the coding sequence ATGTCAACATTTAAAATACAAAACGGCAAATTTGTTTATAATGATGTCCCAGTAAGAATTATTTCAGGAAGCATCCATTATTGCAGGGTTGTTCCTGAATATTGGAGAGACAGGCTTGAGAAATTAAAAAATTGTGGCTTTAACACTGTTGAGACCTACGTAGCATGGAATTTACACGAGCCTGAGGAAGGGAAATTTAATTTTGAAGGAATTGCTGACATTGAAAGATTTATTAAAGTTGCTCAGGAGCTAGGGCTTTTTGTTATAGTAAGACCTTCACCTTATATATGTGGTGAGTGGGAATTTGGTGGGCTGCCAGCTTGGCTGCTTAAGGACAAGAATATGAGACTAAGATGTTTTTATAAACCTTTTTTGGACTGCATAGATAGATATTATGATGAGCTCATGAAGAGGTTAGTTCCTTTATTATGTACAAATGATGGTCCTATTATAGGTATGCAAATAGAGAATGAGTATGGGAGTTATGGAAACGACAAAAAATATTTAGAGTATCTTAGGCAAGGTTTAATAAAAAGAGGAGTTGATGTGCTACTATTTACTTCAGACGGCCCTGGAGATTTGATGCTTCAAGGTGGAACCATCACAGATGTATATAAAACTGTAAACTTTGGCTCTAGAGTTGAAGAGTCCTTTAATAAATTAAGAGAATATGAGAAGGAAGGACCTTTAATGTGCATGGAATATTGGAACGGCTGGTTTGATCATTGGGGAGAAAAGCATCACACAAGAGGTGGAGAAGAAGCAGCAAAGGTTTTTGAAGAAATGCTTAAAAAAGACGGTTCTGTAAACTTTTATATGTTCCATGGAGGCACTAATTTTGGATTTTTCAATGGAGCAAATCACTCAGATATTTATCAACCTACAGTAACCAGTTATGACTACGACTGCCTTTTGACGGAGGATGGAGAGCTTACCCCTAAATATCATGCAGTAAAGGATGTAATTAAGAAATATCATGCTTTTAATGAGGTCAGTCTATCTGAGAAGATAAAAAAGGTGAACTACGGAGAAGTTATCCTTACGGAGAAAGTATCTATTTTTGACACTTTAGACAGTATATCTAAGCCTATAAAATCTTCTTATGTAAAGACTATGGAGGAATGCGGACAAAATTATGGTTTTATCTTGTACAGCACAAAGGTAGCAGGACCAAGGCTAGACTGTAAAATTGATCTTAGCGATATGCATGATAGGGCACAGGTATTTGTAAACAAGAAGTACATAGGTACTGTATATAGAAATGATGAAAGTAAAAAGATAGATGTAGATTTTACTGAAGAAATAAATACATTGGATATCCTTGTTGAGAATATGGGTAGAATAAACTATGGGCCAAAGCTTAAGGATTTTAAAGGAATAAGTGAAAATGTAAGATTGGACTATCAATTTCACTATGACTGGGATATATACCCTATACCTCTTGACAAAATAGAAAATATTCGCTTTGATAAAAACAGAAAAAGCAGCAGTAAAGGAATACCGATGTTCTATAAAGGAGAGTTTTATGCAGAAGAAGTTGGAGATACCTTTGCTCTTCTTGATGGCTTTGAAAAAGGAGTAATATTTGTTAATGGTTTTAATATAGGAAGGTACTGGGAAATAGGCCCTCAAAAAACCTTATATGTACCAGCGCCAATAATAAAGAAGGGTAAGAATGAGGTTTTGATTTTTGAACTGCATAAAACTGATAAGGAAGAGATGTCGTTTTTAGATAAGCCTAATTTAGGATAA
- a CDS encoding arylsulfatase: protein MKPNIILIEVDQMRGDCMGAAGHPVVGTPYIDNMARNGYLFSRAYSATPTCIPARAAILTGMSQKSHGRVGYMERVSWNYENTIASEFAKGGYHTQAIGKMHVYPTRSLCGFHNVILHDGYLHYCRNSNTEYGEHFNQCDDYLNWLKDRNINIDLLDSGLDCNSWVARPWMYNEELHPTNWVTSQSIDFLRRRDPSKPFFLKMSYVRPHSPLDPPEVYYNQYINEDIPESPVGNWADVEDKDRAGWIVDCSKGVINKKALKRAKAAYYALITHIDHQIGRFLQALNEHGCLNNSIILFTSDHGDLMGDHNLFRKTYPYQGSISIPFIVYDPGNILQNKRGKAISEIVELRDIMPTLLDFAGLSIPDTVEGKSVRELLNDNTKNTFREYIHGEHSGGTISNHYIVTKEDKYIWYSQTGEEQYFDLIKDPRELKNLSLEEKYTGRIEYLKSILIKELSGREEGYTNEKELIAGKKPKACLNHIINV from the coding sequence ATGAAACCGAATATAATTTTGATAGAGGTAGATCAGATGCGGGGCGACTGCATGGGAGCTGCTGGACATCCTGTTGTTGGGACTCCCTATATAGATAATATGGCGAGAAATGGGTATTTATTTAGTAGAGCCTACTCAGCTACACCAACTTGTATTCCTGCAAGAGCAGCAATATTAACAGGTATGTCCCAAAAATCACATGGCAGAGTTGGATATATGGAGAGAGTAAGCTGGAACTATGAAAATACAATTGCATCAGAATTCGCAAAGGGTGGCTATCATACTCAAGCCATAGGCAAAATGCATGTTTACCCTACAAGGAGTCTATGTGGATTTCATAATGTAATACTTCATGATGGATATCTGCACTACTGCAGGAACTCTAATACTGAGTATGGTGAACATTTTAATCAATGTGACGATTATCTAAACTGGCTTAAGGATAGAAACATAAATATTGACTTACTTGATTCAGGCCTTGACTGCAATTCATGGGTAGCAAGACCTTGGATGTATAATGAGGAGCTTCATCCTACAAATTGGGTAACAAGTCAGTCGATAGATTTTTTAAGAAGACGTGATCCTTCAAAGCCATTTTTTCTTAAGATGTCTTATGTAAGGCCTCATTCACCATTAGACCCTCCTGAGGTTTATTATAACCAATATATAAATGAAGATATCCCAGAGTCACCAGTAGGAAATTGGGCTGATGTGGAGGATAAGGATAGAGCGGGCTGGATAGTAGACTGCAGTAAAGGTGTTATTAACAAAAAAGCCTTAAAAAGAGCAAAAGCAGCCTATTATGCTCTGATAACTCATATTGATCACCAGATAGGAAGGTTTTTGCAGGCTCTTAACGAGCATGGATGCTTAAACAACTCCATAATACTCTTTACGTCAGATCATGGAGACTTAATGGGAGATCATAATTTATTTAGAAAAACATATCCATATCAGGGCAGTATATCAATACCTTTTATTGTGTATGACCCTGGAAATATACTGCAGAATAAGAGAGGAAAGGCAATTTCGGAGATTGTAGAGCTTAGAGATATAATGCCTACTCTTTTAGACTTTGCGGGTTTGAGCATACCAGACACTGTAGAAGGTAAGAGTGTTAGAGAATTGTTGAATGATAATACAAAAAATACATTTAGAGAATATATACATGGAGAGCATAGCGGAGGAACAATTTCAAATCACTATATTGTAACCAAAGAAGACAAGTATATTTGGTACTCGCAGACAGGTGAGGAACAGTATTTTGATTTGATAAAGGATCCAAGGGAGCTTAAGAATCTTTCCTTGGAGGAAAAGTATACGGGAAGAATAGAGTATTTAAAGAGTATATTAATTAAAGAGCTTTCCGGAAGAGAAGAGGGATATACAAACGAAAAGGAACTTATTGCTGGTAAAAAACCTAAAGCCTGCTTAAACCATATAATTAATGTGTAA
- a CDS encoding Gfo/Idh/MocA family protein, whose protein sequence is MRSYKVGIIGAGMRAMFFINDILKRSELEVTAISDISQHSLDQLCSRYDMKWDIYLDYRDLLRREDIEAVFILSPDYVHEEQALAAFESGKHVFLEKPIATSFEGGKRVIEARDKSGKILMIGFVLRYNKAYKRMKELIDSGVIGDLKTGWVLHSVGAGSDWYFHDWHGTVSNTGGLLLQKGSHDLDIINWIVSSRIKKVAAFGSRDFFGGDKPNDLECQNCEDRNTCSEAIIDRNISWKRVDGTQTEVLYNQWRNKCAYRKEIDVLDNHQVVLEYENGVKASYMECHYSPEDNREYIFIGTKGKLKLDDASDLMTIQLRNSMYDRKEKITYDNLQSSDGHGGGDQYILEEFIQALDSGKQPSCGGEAGLEAIQAGLIAHESIRDNQIKNIV, encoded by the coding sequence ATGAGAAGCTACAAAGTAGGCATCATTGGTGCTGGCATGCGAGCCATGTTTTTTATTAACGATATATTAAAACGAAGCGAATTAGAAGTTACAGCTATATCCGATATTAGTCAGCATAGCTTGGACCAGCTTTGCAGCAGGTATGACATGAAGTGGGATATATATCTTGACTATAGGGACTTGCTTAGGAGGGAAGATATAGAAGCTGTGTTTATATTAAGTCCTGATTATGTCCACGAAGAACAAGCCCTTGCAGCTTTCGAATCTGGAAAGCACGTGTTTTTAGAGAAGCCTATAGCAACGAGCTTTGAAGGTGGAAAGAGGGTTATAGAAGCCAGAGACAAGAGCGGGAAAATACTTATGATAGGTTTTGTACTTAGATATAATAAGGCTTACAAAAGAATGAAAGAGCTTATTGACAGTGGAGTTATAGGCGATCTTAAAACTGGCTGGGTATTGCATTCTGTTGGTGCGGGAAGTGATTGGTATTTTCATGATTGGCATGGAACAGTTTCAAATACAGGAGGGCTTTTACTTCAAAAGGGAAGCCATGACCTTGATATAATTAATTGGATTGTTAGTTCGCGGATTAAAAAAGTTGCAGCCTTTGGCAGCAGAGATTTTTTTGGAGGAGACAAACCCAATGATCTTGAATGTCAGAACTGTGAAGATAGAAATACCTGCAGTGAAGCTATTATAGATAGAAATATAAGCTGGAAGAGAGTTGATGGAACCCAAACCGAGGTGCTTTACAATCAATGGCGAAACAAGTGTGCATATAGAAAAGAAATAGATGTTTTAGATAATCATCAGGTTGTTTTAGAATATGAAAACGGAGTAAAGGCAAGCTACATGGAATGTCACTATAGTCCAGAGGACAATAGGGAATATATATTCATTGGCACGAAGGGTAAGTTAAAATTGGACGATGCTAGTGATTTAATGACAATTCAATTGAGAAATAGCATGTATGACAGAAAAGAAAAAATAACATATGATAATCTTCAAAGCTCTGACGGCCATGGAGGTGGAGACCAGTATATTCTTGAGGAGTTTATTCAGGCTCTTGACTCAGGTAAACAACCAAGCTGTGGTGGAGAAGCAGGCTTGGAAGCCATTCAGGCGGGCTTAATTGCGCATGAATCAATAAGAGATAACCAGATAAAAAATATAGTTTAG
- a CDS encoding MarR family winged helix-turn-helix transcriptional regulator, translated as MSKAIMIVQIMKEVMANIKNRIGNHFKELNLTRPQGMLLGTLAHQGEMKVSELSESLGLSNSTVSGILDRLENQGLVERIRSKEDRRVVYVKITEEFRKHSQKHFDEVNKLIEEMMNKATQEELDIIFKGMDMLRQVVKRQE; from the coding sequence ATGAGTAAAGCCATCATGATCGTACAAATCATGAAAGAAGTAATGGCTAATATAAAAAACAGGATAGGAAATCACTTTAAGGAATTGAATCTTACAAGACCTCAGGGAATGCTGCTTGGAACTTTAGCTCATCAGGGAGAAATGAAGGTCAGTGAACTTAGTGAAAGCCTTGGACTTTCGAACAGCACTGTTTCTGGAATTTTAGACAGACTTGAGAATCAGGGATTGGTTGAGAGAATAAGAAGCAAGGAAGACAGAAGAGTAGTTTATGTTAAAATAACGGAAGAGTTTAGAAAACATTCTCAAAAGCACTTTGATGAAGTTAACAAGCTTATCGAAGAGATGATGAATAAAGCTACTCAAGAGGAATTGGATATAATATTCAAAGGCATGGACATGCTTAGACAGGTAGTCAAGCGACAAGAGTAG
- a CDS encoding ABC transporter ATP-binding protein has protein sequence MLKLYRFLKPYTAMVIGVLIFVALQSIGDLYLPTLMSNIINEGVMQGDTNKIMQIGGTMLLVAGGGVICSLIASFLSARISVGLGTILRSKVFRKVESFSLHEFDKIGTATLITRTTNDITQIQMVTVMIMRMMISAPIMAAGGIIMAMGKDKELTWVLAVSIPVLAIVVAFLAFKVMPLFKQVQVKIDRINLVLREKLTGIRVIRAFNTVEREKKRFDEANVDLTGNYIRVNKIMAFMMPSIMLIMNFTSLAILWFGGIRISEGNMDLGALAAFTQYAMQIMMSMLMLAMMFIMVPRAQAAAVRINEVLDTVPDINDKNETNSSFKGKGYVEFKDVTFSYHGAEEPALRNISFAANPGEVTAIIGSTGSGKSTLINLIPRFYDIESGNVLVDGVDVRDISQEELRSKIGFVPQKAVLFSGTIAENIRFGNDDATDEEIRHAAEVAQAADFIGTMDGGYDHEIAQGGTNVSGGQKQRLSIARALVRRPEIYIFDDSFSALDFKTDAKLRAALKKETMESTVIIVAQRVGTVMDADRIIVLDEGQVVGIGTHKELLDTCDVYREIVSSQLSEEEIA, from the coding sequence GTGCTTAAATTATATAGATTTTTAAAACCATACACCGCTATGGTAATAGGTGTACTTATTTTTGTTGCCTTGCAGTCAATTGGAGATCTTTATCTTCCAACCTTGATGTCTAATATAATTAATGAAGGAGTTATGCAGGGTGATACAAACAAGATAATGCAGATAGGTGGAACAATGCTTTTAGTTGCAGGGGGAGGAGTTATATGTTCCTTAATTGCAAGCTTTCTTTCTGCAAGAATCTCAGTAGGTCTTGGAACAATTCTTAGAAGCAAGGTCTTCAGAAAGGTGGAGAGCTTTTCTCTTCATGAATTTGACAAGATAGGGACAGCAACCCTTATTACAAGAACAACAAATGATATTACACAGATTCAAATGGTTACAGTAATGATAATGCGTATGATGATAAGTGCCCCAATAATGGCTGCTGGGGGCATTATTATGGCCATGGGCAAGGACAAGGAGCTTACTTGGGTGCTGGCAGTTTCAATACCTGTACTAGCTATAGTTGTAGCTTTTCTAGCTTTTAAAGTGATGCCGCTTTTCAAACAGGTTCAGGTAAAGATAGACAGGATTAACCTTGTACTTCGCGAGAAGCTTACTGGTATAAGAGTTATTCGTGCTTTCAATACTGTTGAGAGAGAAAAAAAGCGTTTTGATGAAGCAAACGTTGATCTTACAGGAAACTATATAAGAGTTAACAAGATAATGGCCTTCATGATGCCTTCTATAATGCTTATAATGAACTTTACATCGCTTGCAATTCTTTGGTTTGGAGGAATTCGTATAAGTGAAGGGAACATGGACTTAGGAGCTCTTGCAGCCTTTACTCAATATGCAATGCAAATAATGATGTCAATGCTTATGCTTGCAATGATGTTTATAATGGTTCCACGTGCTCAGGCTGCAGCTGTAAGAATCAATGAAGTTTTAGATACAGTACCTGACATAAATGATAAGAATGAAACAAACAGCTCCTTTAAGGGAAAAGGTTATGTAGAGTTTAAGGATGTGACTTTTAGCTATCATGGAGCAGAAGAGCCTGCACTAAGGAATATAAGTTTTGCAGCTAATCCTGGCGAGGTAACTGCGATAATTGGAAGTACAGGTTCTGGAAAATCTACCTTAATAAACCTTATTCCAAGATTTTATGATATAGAGAGTGGGAATGTTCTTGTTGATGGTGTAGATGTTAGAGACATATCTCAGGAAGAACTAAGAAGCAAGATTGGCTTCGTACCTCAAAAGGCTGTACTTTTCTCTGGTACAATAGCTGAAAATATTAGATTTGGCAATGACGATGCCACTGATGAAGAAATAAGACATGCTGCTGAGGTTGCACAGGCGGCTGATTTTATAGGAACTATGGATGGAGGCTACGATCATGAGATTGCTCAAGGCGGAACGAATGTATCCGGTGGTCAGAAGCAGCGTTTATCTATAGCTCGTGCACTTGTCAGAAGGCCAGAAATATATATATTCGATGATAGTTTCTCAGCTCTTGATTTTAAGACAGATGCTAAGCTTAGAGCTGCTCTTAAGAAGGAGACTATGGAATCAACTGTAATTATAGTTGCTCAAAGAGTTGGTACTGTTATGGATGCAGATAGAATTATCGTTCTTGATGAAGGACAAGTTGTGGGCATTGGAACCCACAAAGAGTTATTAGACACCTGTGATGTATACCGTGAAATTGTATCCTCACAGCTTTCAGAGGAGGAGATAGCATGA